A stretch of Lathyrus oleraceus cultivar Zhongwan6 chromosome 6, CAAS_Psat_ZW6_1.0, whole genome shotgun sequence DNA encodes these proteins:
- the LOC127091888 gene encoding LEAF RUST 10 DISEASE-RESISTANCE LOCUS RECEPTOR-LIKE PROTEIN KINASE-like 2.1: protein MKKQAQFSCSYAQKLASIFASILLLFHEKSLAKHHQPCPISSCGKIKNITYPFRLKTDPNHCGDTRYELDCDENGASLTMFSGKYYVQHIDYKRFKISLSDAGAVEDTNCSFIPRYFLYDRSFNNVLFGEEDFGSEPFVLDPISPTRIAYFSCSNPINDPRYVNVDTSHCNIKGNSHVYAVLEPSLFEYSVEDIKVGCDFMVATLAKERSENTKEKVSYDEIRGMIIDGVEVSWLPVICESRCGKGTSCKVVDEKSGEVQCDKRFCHYAYQTTDKCELQHQIFGYTRAYLRGIFIGLGSRITFSTRQLDNPVGLEYFDGGIFIGRNVIPLFIAARIVFGVMLLLVLFIYKWRRRHVSMYDNIENFLLESNLNPIRYEYKEIKKMTGGLRLKLGQGGFGAVYKGKLRSGPDVAIKMLTKFSVNNGQDFINEVATIGRIHHVNVVRLVGYCVEGKKSALIYEFMPNGSLDKYIFPKEGIVPLSYEKIYEISLGIARGIAYLHQGCDMQILHFDIKPHNILLDEDFVPKVSDFGLAKLYPANDSIVPLTAARGTLGYMAPELFYKNIGGVSYKADVYSFGMLLMEMAGKRKNSNPNAEHSSQHYFPFWIYDQFKQEKDIDIMENVSEEGVTVAKKMFMVALWCIQLKPSDRPSMNKVVEMLEGKTESLELPPRPSFYPNESYKHHDEMNSDQTSWSDSSSIGQTSNNYSLDNDS, encoded by the exons ATGAAAAAGCAAGCTCAATTTTCTTGTTCATATGCACAAAAACTAGCATCAATATTTGCTTCAATCCTTCTCCTTTTCCATGAAAAGTCTTTAGCAAAACATCATCAACCATGTCCAATATCATCATGCGgcaaaataaaaaacataacCTATCCATTCCGTCTCAAAACCGATCCAAACCACTGCGGTGACACAAGGTACGAGTTAGATTGCGACGAAAACGGTGCATCATTGACTATGTTTTCAGGTAAATACTATGTTCAACACATCGATTACAAGAGATTTAAAATTTCATTAAGTGACGCGGGCGCAGTGGAAGACACTAACTGCTCTTTCATCCCACGGTACTTTTTATATGATCGAAGTTTCAATAATGTCCTTTTTGGTGAAGAAGATTTTGGATCTGAGCCGTTTGTTTTGGATCCGATAAGTCCAACGAGGATCGCGTATTTCAGTTGTTCTAACCCGATAAATGATCCACGGTATGTTAACGTGGACACGAGTCATTGTAACATAAAGGGAAATAGTCATGTGTATGCAGTTTTGGAACCATCTTTGTTTGAGTATAGTGTTGAGGACATTAAGGTTGGGTGTGATTTTATGGTGGCTACTTTGGCTAAGGAACGGTCGGAGAATACGAAAGAGAAGGTTTCTTATGATGAGATTCGTGGCATGATAATCGATGGCGTTGAGGTTTCATGGTTGCCTGTGATTTGTGAAAGTCGATGTGGAAAAGGAACAAGTTGTAAGGTTGTTGATGAAAAAAGTGGAGAAGTTCAATGTGATAAGCGCTTCTGTCATTATGCATACCAAACAACGGATAAGTGCG AACTTCAGCATCAGATATTCGGTTATACTCGAG CATATCTTAGAGGCATTTTTATTG GACTTGGAAGTAGAATCACATTTAGCACAAGACAATTGGACAACCCGGTTGGACTAGAATATTTTGATGGAGGAATATTCATAGGAAGAAATGTGATACCATTATTCATAGCAGCCAGAATTGTTTTTGGAGTTATGCTTCTACTTGTGCTATTTATCTATAAATGGAGAAGAAGACATGTATCAATGTATGATAACATTGAAAACTTTTTGTTAGAGAGCAATCTAAATCCGATTAGGTATGAATACAAAGAAATCAAGAAGATGACAGGAGGTTTAAGACTGAAATTAGGTCAAGGAGGTTTCGGTGCGGTATATAAAGGAAAGCTAAGAAGTGGTCCCGATGTTGCGATAAAGATGTTGACGAAATTCAGTGTTAATAATGGACAGGATTTTATTAACGAAGTTGCGACTATCGGAAGAATACATCATGTTAATGTAGTACGTCTGGTTGGATATTGTGTTGAAGGAAAAAAGAGTGCATTAATATACGAATTCATGCCGAATGGATCGTTGGATAAGTATATTTTTCCTAAAGAAGGAATTGTTCCTTTGAGTTACGAGAAAATATATGAAATATCTCTTGGAATAGCTCGGGGGATAGCGTATTTGCATCAAGGTTGTGATATGCAAATTCTTCATTTTGATATCAAGCCTCATAATATTCTTCTAGATGAAGATTTTGTTCCGAAGGTTTCGGATTTCGGACTTGCAAAACTTTATCCTGCGAACGATAGCATTGTCCCGTTAACGGCTGCAAGAGGAACATTAGGTTACATGGCTCCTGAATTGTTCTACAAAAATATAGGTGGAGTGTCTTACAAGGCAGATGTGTATAGCTTTGGAATGCTTTTGATGGAAATGGCGGGTAAGAGGAAGAATTCCAACCCTAACGCAGAACATTCGAGTCAACATTACTTTCCGTTTTGGATTTACGATCAATTTAAACAAGAGAAAGATATTGACATAATGGAAAATGTCTCAGAAGAGGGAGTGACCGTAGCGAAAAAGATGTTCATGGTTGCACTTTGGTGTATTCAGTTGAAACCGAGTGATCGTCCTTCGATGAATAAAGTAGTAGAGATGCTTGAAGGAAAAACCGAAAGCCTTGAATTGCCTCCAAGGCCTTCTTTTTATCCAAATGAAAGTTATAAACATCATGATGAAATGAACTCTGACCAAACATCATGGAGTGATTCCTCTAGTATTGGCCAAACCTCAAATAATTACTCATTGGACAATGACTCTTGA
- the LOC127091890 gene encoding wall-associated receptor kinase 5, which produces MKPNTNLTLLLCTTFLVTTFASSLPGCKNTCGDITVPFPFGISTSSIPNQGPCFLEPKFNLTCENNTNLIWGDVHVLNISILQGQLELLCFVSSYCDSKNNNQPTLDTASFSISRKENKFITIGCDNYGFIDSNYDQETYTTGCLTRCNGNRRRIENGTCSGIGCCQVDIPPMMRNISVNVFEFTNSTESFGCSHSFVVKNGFYNFSVSDLDNFSHEKLPLILDWSVGSENCKASKGEDGYACKANSYCDDKDIDFGYQCKCKNGYEGNPYHPDGCKDINECKTSNNTCISDEHCRNEDGFYECFCPHGQSGNGTLEGGCHRRDVITKVAIGASGGLIVLFVAISSLYLTCQKRKLIKLKQKFFQQNGGFILQQQLSTREDASQSAQIFTEQELKKATNNYDESLIIGRGGYGTVFKGILSDNKIVAVKKSKIIDENQIEQFINEVVVLSQINHRNVVKLLGCCLETEVPSLVYEFVSNGTLFDFMHSTKGKENNPTWKTRLRIAAETAGALSYLHSSASIPIIHRDVKSTNILLDENYIAKVSDFGASRLVPIDQTEIATMVQGTLGYLDPEYMQTHQLTEKSDVYSFGVVLAELLTGDKPISFNRPEEKISLAMHFLSCLKQDRISEAIEVGVMNDDNKKEIMEVAILAARCLRLRGDERPSMKEVAMELDGIRLMEKHPWNDTDQNFEESQRLLHEASCSIYNEGENGDSYNLGYTVGFDSLKDQPLIALDDGR; this is translated from the exons ATGAAACCAAACACAAATCTCACACTATTATTATGcacaactttcttggttacaaCATTTGCATCATCCTTACCCGGTTGCAAAAACACATGCGGAGACATAACGGTTCCATTTCCATTTGGTATATCCACATCATCAATACCAAATCAAGGACCATGTTTTCTAGAACCAAAATTCAATCTCACATGTGAAAACAACACAAACTTAATATGGGGTGATGTTCATGTCTTAAACATAAGCATCCTCCAAGGCCAACTCGAACTCCTGTGTTTTGTCTCAAGTTATTGTGACAGCAAAAACAACAACCAACCAACTTTAGACACTGCCAGTTTCAGCATATCAAGAAAAGAAAACAAGTTCATAACTATCGGTTGCGACAATTACGGTTTTATCGACAGCAATTACGACCAAGAAACATACACCACGGGCTGCTTAACAAGATGTAACGGTAACCGAAGGCGAATCGAGAACGGAACGTGTTCCGGTATTGGTTGTTGTCAAGTTGATATTCCACCTATGATGAGGAATATAAGTGTTAACGTTTTCGAGTTTACTAATTCGACGGAATCATTCGGATGTAGCCATTCGTTTGTGGTTAAAAATGGGTTTTATAATTTTTCTGTTTCTGATTTGGATAATTTTTCTCATGAGAAGCTTCCTTTGATACTCGATTGGAGTGTTGGGAGTGAAAACTGTAAGGCTTCAAAAGGTGAAGATGGTTATGCTTGCAAGGCGAATAGTTATTGTGATGATAAGGATATTGATTTTGGTTATCAATGTAAATGTAAAAACGGTTATGAAGGAAATCCCTATCATCCAGATGGCTGCAAAG ACATTAACGAATGTAAGACTTCGAATAACACATGTATAAGTGATGAACATTGTCGCAACGAAGATGGATTTTACGAATGTTTTTGTCCACATGGACAATCGGGAAATGGAACATTGGAAGGAGGGTGTCATAGACGCGATGTAATTACCAAGGTTGCCATCG GAGCAAGTGGTGGATTAATTGTCCTATTTGTGGCGATTTCTTCTCTATACTTGACATGCCAAAAAAGAAAACTAATCAAACTGAAACAGAAGTTCTTTCAACAAAATGGTGGCTTCATTTTGCAACAACAACTCTCCACAAGAGAAGATGCATCTCAATCAGCTCAAATATTCACAGAACAAGAACTGAAAAAAGCCACCAACAATTACGACGAAAGCTTAATCATTGGCAGAGGAGGTTATGGTACAGTCTTCAAAGGAATTTTATCCGACAACAAAATCGTTGCTGTCAAAAAGTCCAAAATAATAGACGAGAATCAAATCGAGCAATTCATTAACGAGGTAGTGGTTCTGTCTCAAATAAATCACAGGAATGTCGTTAAACTCTTAGGATGTTGTTTGGAAACAGAAGTTCCTTCTTTAGTTTATGAATTCGTTAGCAACGGTACACTTTTCGATTTCATGCATAGTACTAAAGGTAAAGAAAATAATCCAACATGGAAAACACGATTAAGAATCGCAGCCGAAACAGCAGGAGCTTTATCGTATCtacattcatctgcatcaatACCAATTATTCATAGAGATGTTAAGAGTACCAACATTCTCTTGGATGAAAATTACATTGCAAAAGTTTCCGATTTCGGAGCATCAAGATTGGTTCCGATCGATCAAACCGAGATAGCAACAATGGTGCAAGGAACACTCGGATACTTGGATCCCGAGTATATGCAAACGCATCAATTAACCGAGAAAAGTGATGTCTATAGCTTTGGAGTAGTTCTTGCGGAACTTCTAACGGGTGATAAACCTATTTCTTTTAATAGGCCTGAGGAGAAAATTAGTCTTGCTATGCATTTTTTGTCTTGTTTGAAACAAGATAGAATTTCCGAAGCTATTGAAGTTGGAGTTATGAATGATGATAACAAGAAGGAGATTATGGAGGTTGCTATTCTTGCAGCAAGGTGTTTGAGGCTTAGAGGAGATGAAAGACCTAGCATGAAGGAAGTGGCTATGGAGTTGGATGGTATAAGGTTAATGGAGAAGCATCCATGGAATGATACAGATCAAAATTTTGAGGAGAGTCAACGGTTACTTCATGAGGCATCTTGTAGCATTTATAATGAAGGTGAAAATGGTGATAGCTATAATCTTGGTTATACTGTTGGGTTTGATAGCTTGAAGGATCAACCATTGATTGCATTGGATGATGGAAGATGA
- the LOC127091891 gene encoding rust resistance kinase Lr10 yields the protein MSVTIILALLLLQIMNFVNCLNNNYSSIRCPFRLSCSNNKQQILEFPSLPVSEKFIVEDIDCKRKRIVLSDSHNCFSSLFLRHNVSLFYPFHFQPGFRFSSNNVTFFNCSSVRQHRLKSWDDTNPGAQDMLSCPIYVADPTESIVDLDLLSCTRIFDKVLPIDAFYIRLNNLELNWTETNFDSRCLEYELHNKSKNHTSIILETTGAIVGSTMLVFFIGVFFRVYLYFRMKSEDQTRLENFLKDYEASKPTRFSYADIKRITDQFNEKLGEGAHGAVYKGKLSSQIMVAVKMLNNTEGDGREFINEVGTMGKIHHVNVVRLLGFCADGFYRALVYDFFPNGSLQKFISPPNNKDAFLGWDLLQHVAIGIANGIEYLHQGCDHRILHFDINPHNVLLDDNFVPKISDFGLAKLCSKNQSTVSMTAARGTLGYMAPEVFSRNFGNVSYKSDIYSYGMLLLEMVGGRKNTNVTIGEENFQVLYPDWIHGLLEGRDIHIPIDEEGDFRIAKKLAVVGLWCIQWHSADRPSMKTVLQMLQGEGDKLKVPKNPFNASSSANRTANTAAGYLKLELDVIQELE from the exons ATGTCAGTCACAATAATCCTAGCACTGCTACTTCTGCAGATAATGAACTTTGTAAATTGTCTGAATAATAACTACTCCTCCATTAGATGCCCCTTTCGTCTATCTTGTTCTAATAACAAGCAGCAAATCCTTGAATTTCCCTCACTACCAGTATCTGAAAAATTCATTGTCGAAGACATAGATTGCAAAAGGAAACGTATAGTCCTATCTGACTCACACAACTGTTTTTCTAGTCTCTTTCTAAGACACAACGTATCACTATTTTATCCATTCCATTTTCAACCAGGTTTTCGCTTTAGCAGCAACAATGTCACTTTCTTTAACTGTTCTTCAGTTCGACAACACCGTCTCAAAAGCTGGGACGATACAAACCCCGGCGCCCAAGACATGTTGTCTTGTCCGATATATGTAGCCGATCCGACCGAAAGTATCGTTGATCTAGACTTATTAAGCTGCACAAGAATATTTGATAAAGTTTTGCCAATAGACGCATTTTATATAAGGCTAAACAATCTTGAATTGAATTGGACTGAAACAAATTTTGACAGTCGATGTTTAGAGTACGAGTTACACAACAAGTCAAAGAACCACACATCTATTATTTTAGAAACAACAG GAGCAATTGTTGGTTCAACTATGCTGGTTTTTTTTATTGGTGTTTTCTTTCGAGTATACTTGTATTTTCGGATGAAAAGTGAAGATCAAACTAGACTTGAAAACTTTTTGAAGGATTACGAAGCTTCAAAGCCTACACGATTCTCTTACGCCGATATCAAGAGAATTACAGATCAATTCAACGAAAAACTAGGCGAAGGAGCTCATGGAGCTGTCTATAAAGGCAAACTATCGAGCCAAATTATGGTTGCTGTGAAGATGCTTAACAATACAGAAGGAGATGGGAGAGAGTTCATTAATGAAGTGGGAACTATGGGAAAAATTCACCATGTTAATGTTGTTCGCTTGCTTGGCTTCTGCGCGGATGGATTTTATCGAGCTTTGGTTTACGACTTTTTCCCGAATGGTTCACTACAAAAATTCATATCTCCGCCCAACAACAAGGATGCTTTCCTTGGTTGGGACTTATTGCAACATGTTGCTATAGGCATTGCCAATGGGATTGAGTATCTTCACCAGGGTTGTGATCATAGAATTCTTCACTTTGATATCAATCCACATAATGTGCTGTTAGATGACAATTTCGTTCCAAAAATATCAGACTTCGGTTTAGCTAAGTTGTGTTCGAAAAATCAAAGTACGGTCTCGATGACTGCAGCGAGAGGAACGTTAGGGTACATGGCTCCTGAAGTTTTTTCTAGAAACTTTGGGAATGTCTCTTATAAGTCAGATATATACAGCTACGGTATGTTGCTGTTGGAGATGGTTGGAGGAAGAAAGAATACTAATGTGACCATAGGTGAAGAAAATTTCCAAGTTTTGTATCCAGATTGGATCCACGGTTTGCTCGAAGGGAGAGACATACATATCCCAATTGATGAAGAGGGAGATTTTAGAATTGCAAAGAAACTTGCAGTCGTAGGACTTTGGTGCATTCAGTGGCACTCGGCGGATCGTCCGTCTATGAAAACCGTGCTGCAGATGCTACAAGGAGAGGGAGACAAGTTAAAAGTTCCAAAAAATCCTTTCAATGCTTCATCTTCGGCTAATAGAACTGCAAATACtgctgcaggatatttgaagtTAGAACTAGATGTGATTCAAGAATTAGAATAG